A single Primulina eburnea isolate SZY01 chromosome 11, ASM2296580v1, whole genome shotgun sequence DNA region contains:
- the LOC140804339 gene encoding auxin response factor 18-like — protein MITFMESKETVKETDKCLDSQLWHACAGSMIQMPPVISKVFYFPQGHAEHASGNVDYRNFPRIPAFVPCKISAIKFMADLETDEVFAKIRLVPVGNDVDFDDEGVVGINGPEHQEKPTSFAKTLTQSDANNGGGFSVPRYCAETIFPRLDYTLDPPVQTILAKDVHGDTWKFRHIYRGTPRRHLLTTGWSNFVNHKKLVAGDSVVFLRAENGDLCVGIRRAKRGIGGGIEIPGWNPAGANSTMPYGGFSTFLRDDENKLARTSNGVGNGSLIGRERVKVETVIEAATLAASGQQFEVIYYPRASTPEFCVKASLVKTALQIRWSSGIRFKMAFETEDSSRISWFMGTISSVQVADPIRWPDSPWRLLQVTWDEPDLLQNVKRVSPWLVELVSNMPAVHLSPFSPPRKKLRLPHQSDLPLDSQLPFPFLSSNNLLLGSSIPLGCRPDNTPAGMQGARHAQYGLPLSDFHLSKLQPGLFPVSFRQAVVPTGASIPFIPAKPGTNENISCSLTMGNSTQGSKKSDVLKATPFVLFGQPILTEKQMCTSCGSDTVSSIHAGNSFSSHADKTGNTSDGSGSNQNDAPERTSCEGRNLETGQCKVFFESEDMGRSMDLYLVGSYEELYRNLENMFGIEISDPLNQVLYWDAKGAVKQLGEEPFSNFKMAAKRLRILTKFTQRECKNVDL, from the exons ATGATCACCTTTATGGAATCGAAGGAAACAGTGAAAGAAACTGATAAATGTTTGGACTCTCAGTTATGGCATGCTTGTGCCGGTAGCATGATTCAAATGCCGCCGGTTATCTCTAAAGTGTTTTACTTTCCTCAGGGACATGCTGAGCACGCTTCTGGGAATGTCGATTATAGGAATTTTCCTAGGATTCCTGCTTTCGTACCGTGTAAAATTTCTGCAATCAAATTCATGGCAGATCTCGAAACAGATGAGGTTTTTGCGAAAATTAGACTGGTTCCTGTTGGAAATGATGTGGATTTTGATGATGAAGGGGTTGTAGGGATTAATGGGCCTGAGCATCAAGAAAAACCCACTTCGTTTGCCAAAACTTTAACGCAATCCGATGCTAACAATGGTGGGGGCTTTTCAGTTCCTAGGTACTGTGCAGAGACGATTTTTCCTAGGCTGGATTATACTTTGGATCCTCCGGTTCAGACGATTCTTGCCAAGGATGTTCATGGTGATACTTGGAAATTCAGGCATATTTATAGAGGGACACCTAGGAGACATCTCTTGACCACGGGGTGGAGTAATTTTGTGAACCATAAGAAGCTAGTGGCAGGCGATTCCGTAGTATTTCTAAGGGCGGAAAATGGCGATCTTTGCGTTGGGATTAGACGCGCGAAAAGGGGAATTGGTGGTGGAATTGAGATTCCGGGATGGAATCCGGCTGGGGCGAATTCTACCATGCCTTATGGAGGATTTTCGACTTTCTTGAGGGATGATGAGAATAAGTTGGCAAGAACTAGTAATGGAGTTGGGAATGGAAGTTTGATTGGTAGAGAACGAGTGAAGGTAGAAACGGTAATTGAAGCTGCTACTCTTGCTGCCAGCGGACAACAGTTTGAGGTTATTTACTACCCTCGAGCTAGCACGCCTGAGTTCTGTGTTAAGGCCTCTCTTGTAAAGACGGCATTGCAAATACGTTGGAGCTCCGGTATCAGGTTCAAGATGGCCTTTGAAACGGAGGATTCGTCGCGAATAAGTTGGTTTATGGGAACCATATCGTCAGTCCAGGTTGCTGATCCAATTCGCTGGCCTGATTCTCCTTGGAGGCTTCTGCAG GTAACATGGGATGAACCTGACCTACTCCAAAATGTGAAACGTGTCAGCCCATGGCTTGTAGAGTTGGTATCAAACATGCCGGCCGTTCATCTCTCGCCTTTTTCACCTCCTCGAAAGAAATTAAGACTACCTCATCAGTCAGATCTCCCACTTGACTCCCAACTTCCATTCCCATTTCTTTCGAGCAACAATCTCCTACTTGGGTCCAGCATCCCCTTAGGTTGTCGTCCAGACAACACACCTGCTGGCATGCAGGGAGCCAGGCATGCTCAATATGGATTACCTTTATCCGATTTTCATCTCAGTAAACTGCAACCAGGTTTGTTTCCAGTCAGCTTCAGACAAGCTGTTGTACCTACCGGAGCCTCGATTCCCTTCATACCCGCCAAGCCTGGCACTAATGAGAACATTTCTTGCTCACTGACCATGGGAAATTCGACTCAGGGATCAAAGAAATCTGATGTTTTAAAGGCAACTCCGTTTGTGCTTTTTGGCCAACCAATACTAACCGAGAAGCAAATGTGTACGAGCTGTGGTAGTGATACTGTTTCTTCAATCCATGCGGGTAACAGTTTTTCTAGCCATGCTGATAAAACAGGAAATACTTCTGATGGATCTGGTTCGAATCAGAATGATGCACCGGAACGCACTTCATGTGAAGGTCGGAATCTTGAAACCGGTCAGTGCAAAGTTTTCTTTGAATCTGAGGATATGGGTCGCAGCATGGACCTTTATTTGGTCGGTTCATATGAAGAACTTTACCGAAATCTGGAAAATATGTTTGGGATCGAAATTTCAGATCCGCTGAATCAAGTCCTGTACTGGGACGCCAAAGGTGCAGTCAAGCAACTCGGTGAAGAACCATTCAG TAACTTCAAGATGGCCGCTAAAAGGTTGAGGATTTTAACAAAATTTACGCAGCGAGAATGCAAGAACGTAGACTTGTGA